Part of the Lolium rigidum isolate FL_2022 chromosome 6, APGP_CSIRO_Lrig_0.1, whole genome shotgun sequence genome, TTTCGATGAAAAGTTCTATCTTGGAGGGGTTCCTAAATTTTCTAAAAATGTAATCATCGGTATATTAATTGGCTATCAATATAATGAAAACTATAAATTAAGCTTAAGTTAATTTGTActtcaatttgtgtttattaacTTTAATTTAAGATAAATATTCACAAAACAATGCACCAATTACCAATTGGGACATGAAGAAAGCGTTCATATTTAGAATATACCATATATTTTTAGAAGATTGTCTTGCATTTTAAACGGGTATATAGATGATACAAATAAATTCCACACGAAGAAATAACATTTCTCATTACTTAGTACATATTAACAAACAATAAGTTATTTTCTATTAATTGAATCATGAATAAgttatttttcttttctattcAGAAAATCATTACACATCAAAGATGATACACATAACATATAGACTTATTTTCACGCAAACACTacaatgatgccctcgcatttgcgagggccatctTGCTAGTTTTGAACTAAAACCATAACAAAAGTTGTGGAGCGGAGGTGGAGTGGAGGGGGTAATAAAAAGAAAACGAGCATGATCAAGAAAAAGAGAAAGTAAAAGTTATATTATTTGCTTCTGATCTCAGTCAGCATAGAAATAGAGAGCACATGTGACCTTTCAAGATGCTTGAATTCACCATCAATCAATAAGCCCGAAGGCCAAATGAATGCAGAAACGTGCAGATGAACGGAAACGCAAGCCCTCCATTTTCCTCGATCCCACTCAAACAATCATCTCACCAAACGAAAAGCAAGACCACAACAAGTACACGTACATTCTCCGGCGCCTCTGTTTTTTGCACATTTTTCTATCCGTGCATAACCTCCTGCCCGATCAGCGGCCCAGGGTGTTGTGCCATTCAACCGGGACGGGCCCGTGGCTGGCCATCTTGATCGCGAGCACGTAGAAGAGGTGCGTCACCGAGAGGACGATGGTGAACGCCTCCATGGTCCCCTGCCAATTAGCCCCCGCAAAGTTTCAGTCAGCACACAGGCCATGTCTGACGAAAGTTCAGAGAACAAAAACGAATAGGAAATCTTACCAGCTTCGCATTTCTTCGGTCAAAAGAGATCTCCTGACAAGCCAGCCTGCAACGATAAAGATTCACCGTTAGTATCAGAGCGGAAGGATTGATTTGCTACGGGCGAGAGAGATGATGTTCGATCAGGTGCGTACCCCATGGCGAGGACGGTGAGCGCCCACGCGATCAGGCCGAGCGACGCCGCGGGCTGCTGGCTGCGGTAGCTCCAGAACCGAATGTGCGTGAAGCCCACGATGCAGGACGCCGCCCCGACGACGCCGGCCAGCAGCGCGAACACCACGAAGAAGCCGGTGGCGAAGTTGCCGATGGGGAAGAAGATCGGGTGGAAGTGAGCCGGGAGGCGCAGCTTGGGGCCTGTGCAGGAAACAAAAGAATTACTCAGTACCATGCGGAGACAGGACCGTCCGTTCTTCATTTATGTTCCAGCCTGAGCGTTTGGACGAACAGTACAAGTACCTATGATGAAGCCCTGGTTGATGGCGAAGTTGACCGCCCATCcgccgatgatggcgatgatcgtgTACATGCTGAAGTTGAGCAGCAGCAGGAACAGGGCGACGGGCTTGACGATATCGGCCATTTTCTTTCCCTGAATGTACTTTGGTAGAAGACCGCCGCGGTTATATGAGACCTCTCTGACGGCCTGACGATCGAGGCAGTAAAGAGTGGAATACCTGACGCTTTCAGAAAACTGGACTGGATTGCAGTTTATATACATGGATACATAGGGGGCACGGGCGGTGCATGCGGCTCCGATTTGTTCCTTGCTTGCCGCCCTCGCAGAAGGAAGAACAGCTTAAAGAGCGGGACTTGCAGACCAAGGAAAGGAGCCGACCTTCCGAGCATTTCCTGCTGCACCTCGCCCTACGGTTAGGTATTGTGTACACCTTACGCTACTTCGTCAATCTCAGTGTTTACTTTCGAGTGATTCGTTTCCTTCGTACCGGGTAACTGGAAGAAAACCTGATCGATGATCGATCGATGCAGCGATGATTGCAGAACTGGATGTTTTATTTTCTTCTAAAAGACATGAAGAATTGTGCCTTTTGTTATAACTTTGTGGCATCTGCCTAGCAAGACATCATGGGTCACTCCTTAGTTTCATAATACAGTTCTGCTTTggctattgctccggtgtcccccccttcTAAAATTTGTTCATTTAGGCGGTCAGGATCTGTCGATCTTGCGCCGTGGGTTGACTTAacatgtgtgtttggttcatgggcAAACATGTACGGGATGGGATGAGATAAAAAATGTTTAATTAACGATtgatagaaaaatataaatatgccattaacacaccggttaatatgtaattaacgggtccttttccctttgtggtggaggccggacctagcgggcagccgcctacccgtgcctagcaaggtcactACCCGCACATACTTAGCGTGGCCGTTTCTTCGACTGGGTGTGGCGCAGACGTAGCAAGCTCGTTCTACTAATAATCCCGTGACAGGGCATGCAGGTTGTTAACGAACCAACAGAAAAGGCGGCACTCGGAGAGCACCGTATCCAGCGGCCCACATGACCGGACGGGGAGTGGAGGAGGCTCGGATCAGCTTCGGCGACGGCAGCGCCACCGCCCGGCACCGTGACATGGCATGTAGATTCCGGGCACATGGGCTTCGACCACCAACGACTCCGACGGTGGGTGGCTCtctccggcggtggcggtggatgaTTGTGAGAATGTTTGCCACCAGGATAGGATAGGATCATGTCGTGCCGCATGTGCCACGTACTGTACGGAGGCGGCACCGGAGATTAGATGAGATGAACACGACGATCGCCGGTTGCAAGTTACTACAGGAGAACAAGATTCCTGGTTGTACGTGAATGGAAAACATCATCTGTGTATTTTTCTCCTAGGCAGGGCACGACGTGAGTCGCTGATTCAGGACGGTCGCCTGGAATTACGGCCGATGGGAGCGCCTCTTGTCCTTGCATGCACTAGTAGCGTAACCACTTCGAACGTGGTGATTAATTAACCTAGTGAACTGAAACACTCCGTAACCACTCGGGTAACTGGTACCAGCGAATTTCAGTCTCAGGTCAAATCGACCCACTAGcagcgttttttttttctttcatgaaTGTATTAATAATAGAGAAGAATGGCCAAGACAACTGATACAACATCGGAAAAAAATTACAACTCCACAAACAGCACGATAAATTGCTGAACGGGCAAGCAAGACGCTCTCTACAAACCCGAGGATAAACGATCCACCTTACCCAACATCTAACCATGAGTGTAAAAACTTTCAGGATGACGTCACGTACCAAGCAAGCCACCACCGAAACTTAACCTTCACTCAAACCAACATACATCCCCTCATGCGCTTACATGagtcaacgagaagaaggcaggGTTTCGACAAACTTAGGGAAACACTGACCAAGAACACATTGCCACCATGTCGTACATTGCACCCCCGAAGCACACGTCTAGGGCAACGGCCAACACCGCCAGTAGAACACATCGCCCGTAGACACCAAATGCAACATCAGAATCACCCTAAATGGCCAAGACGACGTCTTCAAGAAATTAACGACACTGTGGCGCCACCGCCTAATCCGATGCAgcagacctagggtttccccgtcATCCGAGAAAAAAGGAAACGACTCTCGCAGGTGTCACCTTGGTCAGCATCAGTCGCAGCTGAGAACATGGCTTTCACTCCGGCCATTCACCGTGACCCTGATGTTAACGGGGCTAGATGGGGCACGAGGCTGAAAGATGGAGCCATCAACGCCGAGAGTAGACAAACACCGATGAAGGAGATGTGCATCGGCCACCATGGGCATCGCCACAAACACCATCGCGTAACCTGCCTCCGCCAGCACCACCACGGTGCCAAGCAGGAGCCTTAGCAAAGCACTGCCACACCACCTGCAACAACGCGGCCTCCAATCCATGTGCCCTCCCAAGCCTATACGACCCAGGACTGAACTAGGTTAGACGGCGCCACCGTCCATAAGGGCAACGCCTTCGAGCAGGGGAGCCACACCTCCACTGTTGTCATGCCGAGGCCGCTTGACCATCGCGACACCGTGCCATCGAGATCCGTCCAGACCATCGCCGATGTGAGGAAGTGGGGGCACCGCGCGGGGAGAGAAGCCCCGCTGCCGCTATCTCTACCCCGCTGCTAGGGGGAGGGGGTTGGGCTCGCTAGGTTGGTTGCCTGCCGAGTCGTTCAGGTTCGGCGTCGAGGTACACGAGGTTTAGAACTTAAAAAAACAATTTGTGGTACGGCGCAGATTGGCTAGATGAAATTAATACCTGCAAGTTGCATCTAATTGAGCAAATCAAGTAaatacagatttttttttttttttgaaatagagtAAACACGGAATGAATTAATCACTAGTGCGTCTATGGAGAGGCGGCCACGCGTGCTGCCACACAAGCTTACATTTCGTTTCTACTGATTAATTAGATGATTGCGCCTCTCGATTATTTGTCATTCAGATATGATTCGATCTATGGATGTATTGCATCAAAAGAGCACCCCTCGCTATGTGCATTATGATCATCGTATTGCAAGAAAAGGAGAGGAGGCTTCCTTTATTCCCTCGCTCAAATGGCCAGCAAGCTTCCGTGCTGAAATGATCATAGGACCCAACAGTAGGAGTGATCTGGTGGCCCAAAAAATCTGCCACTTCATTCTGCCTAGCTAGATATTGGAGAACTGATCGAATCTTATCGACACTTTGCATTATAGCCTGTACTACTACATGAAAATGACATGGCAAATTATTGCCACGTAGAACATAACATGGCAGATGCTGAATTCTAGTATAGATTTTACTGACATGTTACTGTTATGCCAAAAGGTGTCGACGGAGGACGCTATAATCCAGGGACGTAGATTGACCCATTTGTGCGTGTGAGTTAAATACTCCCTTGGTCTGAAAAATGATATCGCAGATTTATCTAGACATGCATTTATCTATAAGCTAAAACAGATCAAAGATATATACATATGTAGTCATGTAGATGAACCTATGATATTCTTTTTTCAGACAGAGGGAGTacaatttagaaaaaaaaaagcgGCAGTAGCCCACCAATCTAGCTGAGCTGATCAGCCTCGTGCTTTGCTTCAAAGCTTCCGCGATTAATATTAAACCTGTACGGGCGAAAGCTTGGCTTTGGTTAGTCTTTAGAGCACGCTTAAAAGCAACGAAATATACAATGGCAGCAGCCAGGAAAAACATGGCGCCCTGTATGGTCTGCAACAGGTTACGCACCATATATACAAAAGAAGCTCCTTCTTCAGCCAAGAGAAATTGCAAAACATAGAACAAAGTCGAGCAAATTGCCCCGTTCTTGTTAATTACTCTGCCAGGGCGTCATGTTTTTCCTGGCTGCACACACTGTCTATGCTCGTTGCTTCTAAGCGTGCTCTAAAAGGGTGTCAGCACTATGCATGGTTCTTCTTTTTACATGCACATATACTTTGTACACTACTTTCTTTACACACTACGACTTGATGCACCCTTCTTTGGCCCATGAAATTGCAACTGCAAGCAATAAACAGAGCACAAACTAGTTGAGCAAATTACGAcacgcatcatgttgtgtaaagaagaagaagaagcatgtGCGTAGTGCAGGCACCAATCACGCGTGCTCCACAAATGGAACATTCTAATACTGGAAAGCCTGTCTGTTCGTATTATCAGAGCATAAACACCTAGTTGGGGAGAGAACAACTAGGGCCCCGGATGCATTAGCTAGCCACTGCTTAGATACCT contains:
- the LOC124663868 gene encoding membrane protein PM19L-like, with the protein product MADIVKPVALFLLLLNFSMYTIIAIIGGWAVNFAINQGFIIGPKLRLPAHFHPIFFPIGNFATGFFVVFALLAGVVGAASCIVGFTHIRFWSYRSQQPAASLGLIAWALTVLAMGLACQEISFDRRNAKLGTMEAFTIVLSVTHLFYVLAIKMASHGPVPVEWHNTLGR